From Rubrivirga sp. SAORIC476, a single genomic window includes:
- a CDS encoding LVIVD repeat-containing protein, with protein sequence MRLLFTPLALALAVALAAPVSAQTLDDPRVGLRAGLFDAEEALFGLQKMSSTPPPEAFVGFTNSDLAFTGDYAIQGNYNGVIVWDLSNPSAPEIVTEYVCPASQSDVSVYGDLLFVSGEGLGGRLDCGTQGVQEAVSADRLRGIRIFDISDIRDPQYISNVQTCRGSHTHSVLKDPNDDENVYIYVSGSAPVRPADELPGCVSADPDEDPNSARFRIEVIQVPLANPAAAAIVSSPRIFEGLEAPPEHGPSPADLAEIEAARASGKFIVFVGGQDRVLPDGFAQQLLGQMVAQRGGEGTPTAADSTMLREQLPAIIAARFGTGDDEDSGPEPGPNQCHDITLYPQIGLAGGACEGYGLLLDISNPAQPFRLAAVADSNFSYWHSATFNNDGSAVVFTDEWGGGGGPKCRADDPYEWGANAIFTIEDGDLDFQSYFKMPAVQTSQENCVAHNGSLIPVPGRDIMVQSWYQGGISLFDFTDPANPVEIGYHDRGPIDADQFQMGGSWSVYWYNGNIVSSEIARGLDVFQLVPSEHLTQNEIDAANTVELAYLNAQGQPVNEWPASFALARAYMDQIERSGQFSAGDLAQGRQMLDQAEAASGAARRQMLMSLADAIAQRASGDQAAKVTMLAQAVRDLAMAG encoded by the coding sequence ATGCGCCTTCTCTTTACGCCCCTCGCCCTCGCGCTCGCGGTGGCCCTCGCCGCGCCCGTCAGCGCGCAGACTCTGGACGACCCGCGCGTCGGGCTCCGCGCCGGTCTGTTCGATGCGGAAGAGGCCCTCTTCGGCCTCCAGAAAATGTCGTCCACGCCGCCGCCGGAGGCCTTCGTCGGCTTCACCAACTCGGACCTCGCCTTCACCGGCGACTACGCCATCCAGGGGAACTACAACGGCGTGATCGTCTGGGACCTGAGCAACCCCTCGGCCCCGGAGATCGTGACGGAGTACGTCTGCCCGGCGTCGCAGAGCGACGTCTCGGTCTACGGCGACCTGCTGTTCGTGTCGGGCGAGGGCCTCGGTGGCCGCCTCGACTGCGGCACCCAGGGCGTTCAGGAGGCCGTCAGCGCCGACCGCCTGCGCGGCATCCGGATCTTCGACATCTCGGACATCCGCGACCCGCAGTACATCTCGAACGTCCAGACGTGCCGGGGCTCGCACACGCACTCGGTCCTGAAAGACCCCAACGACGACGAGAACGTCTACATCTACGTCTCCGGCTCGGCGCCCGTCCGCCCCGCCGACGAGCTCCCAGGCTGCGTCTCGGCCGACCCCGACGAGGACCCCAACTCGGCGCGTTTCCGGATCGAGGTGATCCAGGTGCCGCTGGCCAACCCCGCCGCCGCGGCCATCGTGTCGTCGCCGCGCATCTTCGAGGGCCTGGAGGCCCCGCCGGAGCACGGCCCCTCGCCGGCCGACCTCGCCGAGATCGAGGCCGCTCGCGCCTCGGGCAAGTTCATCGTCTTCGTCGGCGGCCAGGACCGTGTCCTGCCGGACGGCTTCGCGCAGCAGCTGCTCGGCCAGATGGTCGCCCAGCGCGGCGGAGAGGGCACGCCGACGGCCGCGGACTCGACGATGCTCCGCGAGCAGCTCCCGGCCATCATCGCGGCCCGCTTCGGCACCGGCGACGACGAAGACAGCGGTCCCGAGCCCGGTCCGAACCAGTGCCACGACATCACGCTCTACCCGCAGATCGGGCTCGCGGGCGGCGCCTGTGAGGGCTACGGCCTCCTGCTCGACATCTCGAACCCGGCCCAGCCGTTCCGCCTGGCGGCGGTCGCCGACTCGAACTTCTCCTACTGGCACTCGGCGACGTTCAACAACGACGGCTCGGCGGTCGTCTTCACCGACGAGTGGGGCGGCGGCGGCGGCCCGAAGTGCCGCGCGGACGACCCCTACGAGTGGGGCGCCAACGCCATCTTTACCATCGAGGACGGCGATCTGGACTTCCAGAGCTACTTCAAGATGCCCGCCGTCCAGACCTCGCAGGAGAACTGCGTGGCTCACAACGGCTCGCTGATCCCGGTGCCCGGCCGCGACATCATGGTCCAGTCCTGGTACCAGGGCGGCATCTCGCTCTTCGACTTCACCGACCCGGCCAACCCGGTCGAGATCGGCTACCACGACCGCGGACCGATCGACGCGGACCAGTTCCAGATGGGCGGCAGTTGGTCGGTGTACTGGTACAACGGCAACATCGTCAGCTCCGAGATCGCGCGTGGGCTGGACGTCTTCCAACTCGTCCCGAGCGAGCACCTGACGCAGAACGAGATCGACGCCGCTAACACCGTCGAGCTGGCCTACCTGAACGCGCAGGGCCAGCCGGTCAACGAGTGGCCGGCCTCGTTCGCCCTCGCGCGGGCCTACATGGACCAGATCGAGCGCTCGGGACAGTTCTCGGCGGGTGACCTCGCCCAGGGCCGCCAGATGCTCGATCAGGCGGAGGCCGCCAGCGGCGCCGCACGGCGCCAGATGCTGATGTCGCTGGCCGACGCCATCGCGCAGCGCGCCAGTGGCGATCAGGCCGCCAAGGTGACGATGCTGGCCCAGGCCGTCCGCGACCTCGCGATGGCGGGCTGA
- the coaBC gene encoding bifunctional phosphopantothenoylcysteine decarboxylase/phosphopantothenate--cysteine ligase CoaBC has translation MSLRGKKIVLGITGSIAAYKAADLTRRLVKAGAEVQPVMTAAAGRFIPPLTIATLAGREVLSELFPEAGEAQTAWTKHVDLGLWADGVVIAPATAQTLAKLAGGFCDSMLTAVVLSARCPVLVAPAMDHDMWGHPATRRNVATLQADGVTVVPPAHGELASGLIGDGRLPEPEDLVAQIGRWLDESGERGIGHDAARLGAEADAPASLAGRHVLVTAGPTREALDPVRFLSNGSTGQMGFALAAAAARRGARVTLLAGPVALDTPPGVERVDIVTADDLLQAALAHAEADVVIAAAAVSDYAPAEPADRKLKKGDDDLTLRLRRTPDVLGTLGAQKRDGQTLVGFALETHDGEAHARGKLARKHLDWIALNVQGEPGAGMGAATNRVTLLGADGARVEIPTAPKAEVAEAILDVLASSPSGGDAR, from the coding sequence GTGTCGCTCAGAGGAAAAAAGATCGTCCTCGGCATCACGGGGAGCATCGCGGCTTACAAGGCCGCCGACCTCACGCGTCGCCTCGTCAAGGCGGGCGCCGAGGTGCAGCCGGTGATGACGGCCGCCGCGGGGCGGTTCATTCCGCCCCTCACCATCGCCACGCTGGCCGGCCGCGAGGTGCTGTCCGAGCTCTTCCCCGAGGCGGGCGAGGCGCAGACGGCCTGGACGAAGCACGTCGACCTCGGGCTCTGGGCGGACGGCGTCGTGATCGCGCCCGCGACGGCGCAGACGCTCGCCAAGCTGGCGGGCGGCTTCTGCGACTCCATGCTGACGGCCGTGGTGCTCTCGGCGCGCTGCCCGGTGCTGGTCGCCCCGGCCATGGACCACGACATGTGGGGCCATCCCGCCACCCGGCGCAACGTGGCGACGCTCCAGGCCGACGGCGTGACGGTCGTCCCCCCCGCGCACGGCGAGCTGGCGTCCGGCCTCATCGGCGACGGCCGCCTTCCCGAGCCGGAGGACCTGGTGGCACAGATCGGCCGCTGGCTCGATGAGAGCGGGGAACGAGGGATAGGGCACGACGCCGCCCGCCTCGGCGCGGAGGCAGACGCCCCCGCGTCCCTCGCTGGCCGCCACGTCCTCGTGACCGCCGGCCCAACGCGCGAGGCGCTCGACCCGGTCCGCTTCCTGTCCAACGGCTCGACGGGCCAGATGGGCTTCGCGCTCGCCGCCGCCGCCGCCCGCCGCGGCGCTCGCGTGACGCTGCTCGCCGGGCCGGTCGCGCTGGATACCCCGCCCGGCGTCGAGCGCGTCGACATCGTCACGGCCGACGACCTGCTCCAGGCGGCCCTCGCCCACGCTGAGGCGGACGTGGTGATCGCCGCCGCCGCCGTCAGCGACTACGCGCCCGCCGAGCCCGCTGACCGCAAGCTCAAGAAGGGCGACGACGACCTGACGCTCCGTCTCCGCCGGACGCCCGACGTGCTCGGCACGCTGGGCGCGCAGAAGCGCGACGGCCAGACGCTCGTCGGCTTCGCGCTGGAGACGCACGACGGCGAGGCGCACGCACGCGGCAAGCTGGCGCGCAAGCACCTCGACTGGATCGCGCTCAACGTGCAGGGCGAGCCCGGCGCGGGCATGGGCGCGGCCACCAATCGTGTCACGCTGCTCGGCGCCGACGGCGCGCGCGTCGAGATCCCGACGGCGCCCAAGGCGGAGGTCGCCGAGGCGATCCTCGACGTGCTCGCGTCCAGCCCCAGCGGAGGGGACGCCCGGTGA
- a CDS encoding DUF305 domain-containing protein, with protein sequence MALAVLAGCSGSAPAADPAAPSAAPSTTSSDRPTTADLEALYWTRQQEAAERYTEADVAFMTGMIGHHAQALIMSDLAPANGASPAVQRLAARIINAQQDEIALMQRWLADRGQPVPHVHIEGTMLTLQMVDADEHVAMDHHTTGAIHHGAMEEGHGGMDHGATAHEGMDHGQMDHAAMDHAAMGHEGMDHGGMDHGGMDHGGMDHGGMDHGGMDHGGMDHSAMPGMLTQAQLDELAAARGVDFDRLFLRYMIGHHRGAVTMVDTLFAADGAAQGGNTFKVASDIQVDQRTEIARMQQMLDSLPRPAGAISTTD encoded by the coding sequence GTGGCCCTGGCCGTCCTCGCCGGATGCAGCGGCTCCGCTCCGGCCGCCGACCCGGCCGCCCCGAGCGCGGCACCGAGTACCACGTCGTCCGACCGTCCGACGACCGCTGACCTCGAGGCTCTCTACTGGACCCGCCAGCAGGAGGCCGCCGAGCGCTACACCGAGGCGGACGTGGCCTTCATGACGGGCATGATCGGGCACCACGCGCAGGCCCTCATCATGTCGGACCTCGCGCCTGCCAACGGCGCCAGCCCGGCGGTGCAGCGCCTCGCCGCGCGCATCATCAACGCGCAGCAGGACGAGATCGCGCTCATGCAGCGCTGGCTCGCCGACCGCGGGCAGCCCGTCCCTCACGTCCACATCGAGGGCACCATGCTGACGCTCCAGATGGTGGACGCCGACGAGCACGTGGCGATGGACCACCACACCACCGGCGCCATCCACCATGGCGCGATGGAAGAGGGGCACGGTGGCATGGACCACGGTGCGACGGCGCATGAGGGCATGGACCACGGGCAGATGGACCACGCTGCGATGGACCACGCTGCGATGGGCCATGAGGGGATGGACCATGGCGGCATGGACCACGGCGGCATGGACCACGGCGGCATGGACCACGGCGGCATGGACCACGGCGGCATGGACCACGGCGGCATGGACCACTCCGCCATGCCGGGCATGCTCACCCAGGCCCAGCTCGACGAGCTCGCGGCCGCCCGCGGCGTCGACTTCGACCGCCTCTTCCTGCGCTACATGATCGGCCACCACCGCGGCGCCGTGACGATGGTCGACACGCTGTTCGCGGCCGACGGCGCGGCCCAGGGCGGCAACACCTTCAAGGTCGCCTCCGACATTCAGGTCGACCAGCGGACCGAGATCGCGCGGATGCAGCAGATGCTCGACAGCCTGCCGCGGCCCGCCGGGGCGATCTCCACCACCGACTAG
- a CDS encoding alpha/beta hydrolase: MRRLGLALVTALAAGALAVWVVGGMLVAPALRPISPPTGLQVGEATIESPNGPLAAWTLAVDSARGTVVLMHGVRAARDSQVDRMRLFHGAGYDVVAFDFQAHGESPGDAITFGAREREDAIAAVAFARERFGGPVAVVGQSMGGAAALLAGPRLEADALVVEAVYADIERATRNRMERMLGTLGGRLTPLLTAQFGPRLGIAVDDLAPARAAATVAVPLFVLVGSEDAHAHPDEARAIADAAPASTVLWEVEGAAHQDLYRFAPEAYRARVLGFLDASLSGRE; the protein is encoded by the coding sequence GTGAGGCGGCTGGGCCTCGCGCTCGTGACGGCGCTGGCTGCCGGCGCGCTCGCGGTCTGGGTGGTCGGGGGGATGCTGGTGGCACCGGCCCTGCGCCCGATCTCCCCACCCACGGGCCTACAGGTCGGCGAGGCGACCATCGAGAGCCCGAACGGTCCGCTCGCTGCCTGGACGCTCGCGGTCGACTCGGCGCGCGGGACGGTCGTCCTGATGCACGGCGTCCGCGCCGCTCGGGACTCGCAAGTGGACCGGATGCGGCTCTTCCACGGGGCGGGCTACGACGTGGTCGCGTTCGACTTCCAGGCGCACGGCGAGAGCCCGGGGGACGCGATCACGTTCGGCGCCCGAGAGCGAGAGGATGCCATCGCGGCAGTGGCGTTCGCGCGGGAGCGGTTCGGCGGTCCGGTCGCCGTGGTCGGCCAGTCGATGGGTGGCGCGGCGGCGCTGCTCGCCGGTCCGCGCCTCGAGGCCGACGCGCTCGTGGTGGAGGCCGTCTATGCCGACATCGAGCGCGCGACGCGCAACCGCATGGAGCGCATGCTCGGCACGCTGGGCGGGCGGCTGACGCCGCTCCTCACCGCCCAGTTCGGCCCCCGCCTCGGCATCGCCGTGGACGACCTCGCCCCGGCCCGCGCCGCGGCCACGGTGGCCGTCCCGCTGTTCGTGCTGGTCGGCTCGGAGGACGCCCACGCGCACCCGGACGAGGCCCGCGCCATCGCCGACGCCGCGCCCGCGTCGACGGTGCTCTGGGAGGTCGAGGGCGCCGCCCATCAGGACCTCTACCGGTTCGCGCCTGAGGCCTACCGGGCCCGCGTGCTCGGCTTTCTGGACGCGTCGCTGTCCGGTCGCGAGTGA
- the gmk gene encoding guanylate kinase has product MTLIVLTAPSGAGKTTIARRLMAEVDGLRFSVSATTRAPRPGETDGVDYVFLTPEAFQARVAAGDFLEYEEVYPGRVYGTLRQSVEEIAAAPDVRAVVLDVDVIGALNVKRIYGDAVRTLFIAPPSLQALADRLHARGTETEQQVQTRLARAEMELSHAPDFDTVIVNDDLDVAVAETVAQVRSFLGERGMEG; this is encoded by the coding sequence ATGACCCTCATCGTGCTCACGGCGCCCAGCGGCGCAGGCAAGACGACCATCGCGCGCCGCCTGATGGCCGAGGTGGACGGTCTCCGCTTCTCGGTCTCCGCCACGACACGCGCCCCGCGCCCCGGCGAGACCGACGGCGTCGACTACGTCTTCCTGACGCCTGAGGCGTTCCAGGCGCGGGTCGCCGCGGGTGACTTCCTGGAGTACGAGGAGGTCTACCCCGGCCGCGTCTACGGCACGCTCCGGCAGTCGGTCGAGGAGATCGCCGCCGCGCCGGACGTCCGCGCGGTGGTGCTGGACGTGGACGTGATCGGGGCGCTCAACGTGAAGCGCATCTACGGCGACGCCGTGCGGACGCTCTTCATCGCGCCGCCCAGCCTCCAGGCCCTCGCCGACCGCCTCCACGCGCGCGGCACCGAGACCGAGCAGCAGGTTCAGACGCGCCTCGCGCGGGCCGAGATGGAACTGTCCCACGCGCCCGACTTCGACACGGTCATCGTCAACGACGACCTCGATGTGGCCGTGGCCGAGACCGTCGCCCAGGTGCGGTCGTTTCTGGGGGAGAGGGGGATGGAGGGATAG
- a CDS encoding DNA-directed RNA polymerase subunit omega, which produces MAIKTLDTAKLAAETGNLYETVAVLSKRARQLSAKTKAELDQRLSYFEDLSLDPAEEMRSNEDQLRISLEYERQPKPSRAAIDEIEQGELYFRNPTAAESAAADRERGE; this is translated from the coding sequence ATGGCGATCAAGACCCTCGACACGGCCAAACTGGCCGCCGAGACCGGCAACCTCTACGAAACCGTGGCCGTGCTCTCGAAGCGCGCCCGGCAGCTCTCCGCCAAGACCAAGGCCGAGCTGGACCAGCGCCTGAGCTACTTCGAAGACCTCTCGCTGGACCCCGCCGAGGAGATGCGCTCCAACGAGGACCAGCTCCGCATCTCGCTCGAGTACGAGCGCCAGCCGAAGCCCAGCCGCGCCGCCATCGACGAGATCGAGCAGGGCGAGCTCTACTTCCGCAACCCGACGGCCGCCGAGAGCGCCGCGGCCGACCGCGAGCGCGGCGAGTAA
- a CDS encoding heavy-metal-associated domain-containing protein has protein sequence MDTQTPDTLRFGIEGMTCGGCVASATRALERTPGVTVEQLTLDGPAIVRLADGADQNTVRGAVEGAGFQAVFDAE, from the coding sequence ATGGACACTCAGACACCCGACACCCTCCGCTTCGGCATCGAGGGCATGACCTGCGGCGGCTGCGTCGCCTCGGCCACCCGCGCGCTGGAGCGCACGCCCGGCGTGACCGTCGAGCAGCTCACCCTAGACGGCCCGGCCATCGTCCGCCTCGCCGACGGCGCAGACCAGAACACTGTGCGCGGCGCCGTCGAGGGCGCGGGCTTCCAGGCCGTGTTCGACGCCGAGTAG
- a CDS encoding YicC/YloC family endoribonuclease, with the protein MTGFGRGTAREGAADATVEVRTVNGRYAEVTVRGLGDLAEHEAAVQSLVKDAIERGNATVHVTLATGAASGPLQVDTAAASALGALLRHAAAAAGLAPESVTVADLLRAGDVLVPAPPDPAAAEAAWAAVRAALAEALTRLDAMRQAEGTALADDLGARLDALDALTAEVEARAPVRLEAARQRLRDRLTDLVDVPDLDPGRLETEAVLLSDKLDVTEETVRLRSHLEQVREALAAPEPVGRRLNFLSQEIGREVNTIGSKANDAEITRLSVSMKEELEKIREQVQNVV; encoded by the coding sequence ATGACAGGATTCGGCCGAGGCACCGCCCGCGAGGGCGCCGCCGACGCCACCGTGGAGGTCCGCACGGTGAACGGGCGCTACGCCGAGGTCACGGTCCGCGGCCTGGGCGACCTCGCCGAGCACGAGGCCGCCGTGCAGAGCCTCGTCAAAGACGCCATCGAGCGCGGCAACGCGACCGTCCATGTGACGCTGGCGACGGGCGCCGCCAGCGGTCCGCTCCAGGTCGACACCGCCGCGGCGTCGGCGCTGGGCGCGCTGCTCCGCCACGCCGCCGCCGCGGCCGGGCTGGCCCCCGAGTCGGTCACCGTGGCCGACCTGCTGCGCGCGGGCGACGTGCTGGTCCCGGCCCCGCCGGACCCCGCCGCCGCCGAGGCTGCCTGGGCCGCCGTCCGCGCCGCGCTCGCCGAGGCCCTCACCCGTCTTGACGCGATGCGCCAGGCCGAGGGCACCGCCCTCGCCGACGATCTCGGCGCCCGCCTCGACGCCCTTGATGCGCTCACCGCCGAGGTCGAGGCCCGCGCGCCGGTCCGCCTGGAGGCCGCCCGCCAGCGCTTGCGCGACCGCCTCACCGACCTCGTCGACGTGCCCGACCTCGACCCCGGCCGCCTGGAGACCGAGGCGGTGCTGCTGTCCGACAAACTGGACGTGACCGAAGAGACGGTCCGCCTGCGGAGCCACTTGGAGCAGGTCCGCGAGGCCCTCGCCGCGCCCGAGCCGGTCGGGCGGCGGCTCAACTTCCTGTCGCAGGAGATCGGCCGCGAGGTCAACACGATCGGGTCGAAGGCCAACGACGCCGAGATCACGCGTCTTTCGGTCTCCATGAAGGAGGAACTGGAAAAGATCCGCGAGCAGGTGCAGAACGTAGTCTGA
- a CDS encoding heavy metal translocating P-type ATPase yields the protein MPSSTLPDAPPVSGDGAPGPDDSLSRATLAVEGMTCAACSGRVEKALAAVPGVAEATVNLATERATVHFDAAETSPLALAEAVQRAGYDVRTEEMTFAVGGMTCAACVGRVETALQRADGVVEANVNLATERATVRYAAGTDVDSLYEAVRRTGYDVVEGADGTSAADAEQAARAQSRAALRRRLLWAAGLTLPLFLLEMVPMVIPGGMAWIDGLIPMQTRWWVAFALATAVQFGPGARFYRAGWAAARHGAPDMNTLVALGTSAAYGYSVVATFLPGVLPPDAVHVYYEASATIITLILLGKWFEARAKGQTSDAVRALLGLRADTARVVRDGAEVEVPLDAVAVGDVVRVRPGEKVAVDGVVVDGTSYVDESMVTGEPVPVEKAADAEVVGGTVNQAGSLLVRTTHVGADTVLAQIVRLVEDAQASRPAIQALADRVVAVFVPVVLVVAALVFAVWLAVGPSPALTHALVAAVSVLIIACPCAMGLATPVSVMVGTGKAAELGVLFRKGEALQTLSEAEVVALDKTGTLTEGRPTLTDVALALDARLDEAALLRLVAAVEGPSEHPVARAIVRAAADRRLDVPPVAAFEAVPGFGVRGTVEGHRVEVGADRFMRQVGLDVDALAEASDALAAEGKTPLYAAVDGVLVAALAVADPVKATTPAAIAALHHVGLRVAMITGDHRQTAEAVARRLGIDEVRAEVLPADKAQAVRDLQREGGQDGGPARVAFVGDGINDAPALAQADVGVAIGTGTDVAIEAADVVLMRGDLAALVDARALSAATLHNVKQNLFWAFAYNVVLIPVAAGALYPVLGVMLSPVLGAAAMGLSSVFVLTNALRLRRFRPPALADAR from the coding sequence ATGCCCTCCTCCACGCTGCCCGATGCCCCGCCCGTCTCCGGAGACGGTGCCCCCGGCCCCGACGACTCTCTGTCGCGGGCGACGCTGGCCGTCGAGGGCATGACCTGCGCCGCGTGCTCGGGCCGCGTCGAAAAGGCGCTGGCAGCCGTGCCGGGCGTCGCCGAGGCGACGGTCAACCTCGCCACCGAGCGCGCCACGGTCCACTTCGACGCCGCCGAGACCTCGCCGCTGGCCCTCGCCGAGGCCGTCCAGCGGGCGGGCTACGACGTGCGCACCGAGGAGATGACCTTCGCCGTCGGCGGGATGACGTGCGCGGCCTGCGTCGGGCGCGTCGAGACCGCGCTCCAGCGTGCCGACGGCGTGGTCGAGGCGAACGTCAACCTCGCCACCGAGCGCGCCACGGTCCGCTACGCCGCGGGGACCGACGTCGACTCTCTCTACGAGGCCGTCCGCCGGACGGGCTACGACGTGGTCGAGGGCGCCGACGGGACGAGCGCGGCGGACGCCGAGCAGGCGGCGCGTGCCCAGAGCCGCGCGGCGCTCCGCCGCCGCCTCCTCTGGGCTGCCGGGCTGACCCTCCCGCTGTTCCTGCTGGAGATGGTCCCGATGGTGATCCCCGGCGGGATGGCCTGGATCGACGGGCTGATCCCGATGCAGACGCGGTGGTGGGTCGCGTTCGCGCTCGCGACTGCGGTCCAGTTCGGACCGGGCGCGCGGTTCTACCGGGCAGGCTGGGCCGCGGCACGCCATGGGGCGCCCGACATGAACACGCTGGTCGCCCTCGGCACGTCAGCGGCGTACGGCTACTCGGTCGTCGCGACGTTCCTGCCCGGCGTTCTGCCCCCCGACGCGGTCCACGTCTACTACGAGGCGTCGGCGACGATCATCACGCTGATCCTGCTCGGCAAATGGTTCGAGGCGCGGGCCAAGGGCCAGACCTCGGACGCCGTCCGCGCGCTGCTTGGGCTCCGCGCCGACACCGCCCGCGTGGTCCGCGACGGCGCCGAGGTAGAGGTCCCCCTCGACGCGGTCGCCGTCGGCGACGTGGTGCGCGTCCGCCCCGGCGAGAAGGTGGCCGTCGACGGCGTCGTGGTGGACGGCACGAGCTACGTCGACGAGTCGATGGTGACGGGCGAGCCGGTCCCGGTCGAGAAGGCGGCCGACGCCGAGGTCGTCGGCGGGACTGTCAACCAGGCCGGGTCGCTGCTCGTCCGCACGACGCACGTCGGGGCGGACACCGTGCTGGCCCAGATCGTCCGGCTCGTGGAGGACGCGCAGGCGTCGCGCCCGGCCATTCAGGCCCTCGCGGACCGCGTCGTGGCGGTGTTCGTGCCCGTCGTGCTGGTCGTCGCCGCGCTCGTGTTCGCCGTCTGGCTGGCCGTCGGGCCGAGCCCGGCGCTGACGCACGCGCTCGTGGCGGCCGTGAGCGTGCTCATCATCGCCTGCCCGTGCGCGATGGGCCTCGCGACGCCCGTCTCCGTGATGGTCGGCACGGGCAAAGCGGCCGAACTGGGTGTCCTGTTTCGCAAGGGCGAGGCGCTCCAAACGCTCTCCGAGGCCGAGGTGGTTGCGCTCGACAAGACGGGCACACTCACCGAGGGCCGCCCGACGCTGACCGACGTGGCGCTCGCGCTGGATGCCAGGCTGGACGAAGCCGCCCTGCTCCGCCTCGTGGCCGCCGTCGAGGGACCCAGCGAGCACCCCGTCGCCCGCGCCATCGTCCGCGCCGCCGCCGACCGCAGGCTGGACGTGCCGCCCGTGGCCGCCTTCGAAGCCGTGCCCGGCTTCGGCGTCCGCGGGACCGTCGAAGGCCACCGCGTTGAGGTCGGCGCCGACCGGTTTATGCGGCAGGTCGGGCTGGACGTGGACGCCCTGGCGGAGGCGTCGGACGCGCTCGCCGCCGAGGGCAAGACGCCCCTCTACGCCGCCGTCGACGGCGTGCTCGTCGCCGCGCTCGCCGTGGCCGACCCCGTCAAGGCGACCACGCCCGCCGCCATCGCGGCGCTCCACCACGTCGGGCTGCGCGTGGCGATGATCACCGGCGACCACCGCCAGACGGCCGAGGCGGTCGCCCGGCGCCTCGGCATCGACGAGGTGCGGGCGGAGGTGCTCCCGGCCGATAAGGCGCAGGCTGTTCGCGACCTCCAGCGCGAGGGCGGGCAGGACGGCGGCCCGGCCCGCGTCGCGTTCGTGGGCGACGGCATCAACGACGCGCCTGCGCTGGCCCAGGCCGACGTGGGCGTCGCCATCGGCACCGGCACCGACGTGGCCATCGAGGCGGCCGACGTGGTGCTCATGCGCGGCGACCTGGCGGCCCTCGTCGACGCCCGCGCGCTGTCGGCCGCGACGCTCCACAACGTCAAGCAGAACCTGTTCTGGGCGTTCGCCTACAACGTAGTTCTGATCCCGGTCGCGGCGGGCGCGCTGTACCCCGTGCTCGGGGTGATGCTCTCGCCCGTGCTCGGGGCCGCCGCGATGGGCCTCTCGTCCGTCTTCGTGCTTACGAACGCGCTTCGCCTCCGCCGCTTCCGACCGCCCGCCCTCGCGGACGCCCGATAG
- a CDS encoding GDSL-type esterase/lipase family protein, producing MPDAPASAPGTAAPSGARVLALGDSYTIGEGVAPVDRWPAQLAARLGAVAPEIVAVTGWTTDELDAGIDAADPQGTYELVTLLIGVNNQYRGTSLEGYRTEYRALLGRAIGFAGGDPSRVVAVSFPDWGVTPFAANDRRTADQVEAEVDAFNAVARAEAGAAGVAWVDVTPLSRTQGALVVDDGLHPSREAYTGWVEAILPAAREALGSRR from the coding sequence ATGCCCGACGCTCCTGCTTCTGCCCCCGGCACGGCGGCTCCGTCCGGCGCCCGCGTCCTCGCCCTCGGCGACTCGTACACCATCGGCGAGGGCGTCGCGCCCGTCGACCGCTGGCCGGCCCAACTGGCCGCCCGCCTCGGTGCCGTCGCGCCCGAGATCGTCGCCGTGACCGGCTGGACGACCGACGAACTGGACGCCGGGATCGACGCGGCCGACCCGCAGGGCACCTACGAACTCGTGACGCTGCTCATCGGCGTCAACAACCAGTACCGCGGGACCTCGCTGGAGGGCTACCGGACGGAGTACCGGGCGCTGCTCGGCCGCGCCATCGGGTTCGCGGGTGGCGACCCGTCGCGTGTCGTCGCGGTGTCGTTTCCCGACTGGGGCGTGACCCCGTTCGCGGCCAACGACCGGCGGACGGCCGACCAGGTGGAGGCCGAGGTGGACGCCTTCAACGCCGTCGCCCGCGCGGAGGCCGGGGCCGCGGGCGTCGCCTGGGTGGACGTCACTCCGCTCTCGCGCACCCAGGGAGCGCTCGTCGTGGATGACGGCCTGCACCCGAGCCGGGAGGCGTACACGGGCTGGGTCGAGGCGATCCTCCCCGCGGCGCGAGAGGCCCTGGGAAGCAGGAGGTAG